In Phaeobacter piscinae, one genomic interval encodes:
- a CDS encoding BMP family protein → MTSTKTRARMSRRQFLLSCAAGALTVGFGLSLAGQAQAAEPIKVAGIYTVPVEQQWVSRIHVAALAAKDRGDITYTFSENTSNTDYPRVMREYAEQGHKLIIGEIFGVEAEAREVAADYPDVAFLMGSSFKEDPALPNLAVFDNYIQDASYLSGIVAGAMSESGNIGMVGGFPIPEVNRLMHAFMAGAREMNPDITFQVSFIGSWFDPPKAKETAFAMIENGADMLYAERFGVSDAAKEKGVLAIGNVIDTQGDYPSTVAASALWHFEPTLDAAIAKVRDGSFTAADYGVYSFMKEGGASLAPFGTFEGKIPQKALDLIASRTAAIKDGSYEVEINDAEPASS, encoded by the coding sequence ATGACATCGACCAAGACCCGCGCGCGGATGTCGCGCCGCCAGTTTCTGCTCAGCTGTGCCGCTGGCGCGCTAACCGTTGGGTTTGGACTCTCGCTGGCTGGGCAGGCACAGGCCGCAGAACCGATCAAGGTTGCCGGCATTTACACGGTGCCCGTCGAGCAACAGTGGGTCAGCCGCATCCACGTTGCCGCCCTCGCTGCAAAGGATCGCGGTGATATCACCTATACGTTCTCCGAGAACACCTCGAACACCGATTACCCGCGCGTGATGCGGGAGTATGCCGAACAGGGTCACAAACTGATCATCGGTGAGATTTTCGGCGTCGAGGCCGAGGCCCGCGAAGTGGCCGCAGATTACCCCGATGTGGCCTTCCTGATGGGAAGCTCTTTCAAGGAAGATCCCGCCCTGCCCAATCTGGCGGTGTTCGACAATTATATTCAGGATGCGTCCTACCTGTCGGGTATCGTAGCTGGTGCCATGTCCGAGAGCGGAAATATCGGCATGGTTGGCGGCTTTCCCATTCCTGAGGTGAACCGCTTGATGCATGCCTTTATGGCGGGCGCGCGGGAGATGAATCCCGATATCACATTCCAGGTCTCCTTCATCGGCAGCTGGTTTGATCCGCCAAAGGCCAAAGAAACAGCCTTTGCAATGATCGAAAACGGGGCTGATATGCTTTATGCGGAGCGCTTCGGGGTGTCGGATGCTGCCAAGGAAAAGGGCGTTCTGGCCATCGGCAATGTGATCGACACGCAGGGCGACTACCCCAGCACGGTGGCGGCCTCGGCCCTGTGGCATTTTGAGCCAACGTTAGATGCCGCAATTGCCAAGGTGCGTGACGGCAGCTTCACCGCGGCGGACTATGGCGTCTATTCCTTCATGAAGGAGGGTGGCGCCTCGCTGGCCCCATTTGGCACCTTTGAAGGCAAGATCCCCCAGAAGGCACTGGACCTGATCGCCAGCCGCACGGCGGCCATCAAGGATGGCTCCTACGAGGTGGAAATCAACGACGCTGAGCCCGCGTCCTCCTGA
- a CDS encoding FecCD family ABC transporter permease: MPTAHAHPASEPRLSARARRRLRGRLAWILGGAVLTALTLSIAVSVGAVGIPLTSVWGIVAHKLTHGSALAADGVFDVSWSKGQAAIVWDIRFPRALLAMMVGAGLAMVGASLQAVTRNPLADPHLLGISAGGAFGAILALLHTGLFLGLLTVPLLAFVGALAATALVLAVSRFAEATTADRLVLVGVAVSFVVMAGANVLIFLGDPRATHTVVFWMLGGLGLAQWSHLAYPLVVLVLCGGWLWSRSGDLNAMTVGDETATTLGIPVARFRLMTFCVGALITGVMVAFSGMIGFVGLIVPHVARLIVGGDHRRVLPVSALFGGLFLVAADIAARTLMAPEDMPIGLVTGLVGGVFFIWLLRRR, from the coding sequence ATGCCTACCGCCCACGCACATCCCGCATCTGAGCCGCGCCTCAGCGCGCGCGCCCGGCGGCGCCTGCGCGGGCGGCTGGCCTGGATTCTGGGTGGGGCCGTTCTGACGGCCCTGACCCTATCGATTGCCGTTTCTGTGGGCGCGGTTGGCATTCCGCTGACCTCCGTCTGGGGTATCGTCGCCCACAAGCTGACCCACGGATCAGCACTTGCGGCAGACGGTGTATTTGATGTGAGCTGGAGCAAGGGACAGGCGGCAATTGTCTGGGACATCCGGTTTCCCCGCGCCCTGCTGGCGATGATGGTCGGCGCCGGGCTTGCCATGGTGGGGGCCAGCCTGCAGGCGGTGACCCGCAACCCGCTGGCCGATCCGCATCTGCTGGGCATCTCGGCCGGCGGCGCCTTTGGTGCGATTCTGGCGCTGCTGCATACCGGTTTGTTTCTGGGATTGCTGACGGTGCCCCTGCTGGCGTTTGTCGGCGCCCTTGCGGCCACGGCGCTGGTGCTGGCTGTTTCCCGCTTTGCCGAGGCGACCACCGCAGACCGGCTGGTGTTGGTGGGTGTGGCGGTGTCCTTTGTCGTTATGGCAGGGGCCAATGTGCTGATTTTCCTAGGAGATCCGCGCGCAACCCATACCGTGGTCTTCTGGATGCTGGGAGGGCTTGGCCTCGCCCAGTGGAGCCATTTGGCCTATCCTCTGGTGGTGCTTGTGCTCTGCGGCGGCTGGCTCTGGTCCCGCTCTGGCGATCTGAATGCAATGACAGTCGGGGACGAGACAGCCACGACGCTGGGCATCCCGGTGGCGCGGTTTCGCCTGATGACTTTCTGCGTCGGCGCGCTGATCACCGGGGTGATGGTCGCATTCTCCGGCATGATTGGCTTTGTCGGATTGATCGTTCCGCATGTGGCCCGGCTGATCGTCGGCGGAGATCACCGCCGGGTGCTGCCGGTGTCCGCACTGTTTGGCGGGTTGTTTCTGGTCGCCGCCGATATTGCCGCCCGCACCCTGATGGCGCCGGAGGATATGCCGATTGGACTGGTCACTGGACTGGTGGGCGGTGTGTTCTTCATCTGGCTGCTGCGGCGACGCTAG
- a CDS encoding RidA family protein has product MTQIERSHIGPRMSQIVKHGETIYLAGQVGTAGASVAQQTQDCLDKIDTLLAEAGSDKSRILQCTIWLSDMADFAAMNAVWDAWVPEGQTPARACGEAKLARPDFLVEMIVVAAA; this is encoded by the coding sequence ATGACACAGATCGAACGCAGCCATATCGGCCCCCGCATGAGCCAGATCGTCAAACATGGCGAGACCATTTATCTGGCCGGTCAGGTCGGCACCGCAGGCGCCAGCGTTGCTCAGCAGACGCAGGATTGCCTCGACAAGATCGACACGCTCCTGGCCGAGGCAGGCAGCGACAAATCCCGTATCCTGCAATGCACGATCTGGCTCTCGGATATGGCCGATTTTGCGGCGATGAACGCGGTCTGGGACGCTTGGGTCCCCGAAGGGCAGACCCCGGCGCGGGCCTGCGGCGAGGCAAAGCTGGCGCGGCCCGACTTCTTGGTTGAAATGATCGTGGTTGCCGCGGCCTGA
- a CDS encoding DUF1636 family protein — MDGTARHRILVCTSCKGTDPGTRPGPQLIDALRIELDRRGDTVVEVAGVACMAGCSHPCTVGFQAEGKASYVFGDLNLQDDLADILHFADLYKVLADGWCSSVDRPGKLRRSTLSRIPALFPAAPTKADMAKTTAPMEPAE; from the coding sequence ATGGACGGGACAGCACGGCACCGCATTCTGGTGTGTACATCCTGCAAAGGGACAGACCCCGGCACCCGTCCGGGGCCGCAATTGATTGACGCCTTGCGCATCGAACTTGACCGGCGCGGCGATACCGTGGTGGAGGTGGCGGGCGTGGCCTGTATGGCCGGATGCAGCCATCCCTGCACTGTCGGATTTCAGGCCGAGGGCAAGGCCAGCTATGTGTTTGGCGATCTTAACCTTCAGGACGATCTGGCGGACATTCTGCATTTTGCCGATCTCTACAAGGTGCTCGCGGACGGTTGGTGCAGTTCGGTTGACCGCCCCGGAAAACTGCGCCGCTCCACCCTGTCGCGCATCCCGGCCCTGTTCCCCGCCGCCCCGACAAAAGCCGACATGGCAAAAACAACCGCGCCGATGGAGCCTGCCGAATGA
- a CDS encoding ABC transporter ATP-binding protein translates to MTAAALTVTDVSWGPGRTAPLILHPVSFHLDAGRVLGVVGPNGAGKSSLLRVIYRFNQPRSGTVEVGDSDIWALPPKAAAQRVAAVLQEQPTDFALTVAEIVALGRAPYRSGFATPGARDAAIIEGMLDRLDLYSMADRAFGTLSGGERQRVMVARALAQEPALLVLDEPTNHLDIRHQLDVLDLIRDLDVTIVTSLHDLNIAAGACDEILLMSEGRQLAFGAPQDVLSEDTVSRVFNVAAKRETLTPSGQDHLTFHLPVS, encoded by the coding sequence ATGACCGCAGCCGCGCTCACTGTGACAGACGTCAGCTGGGGGCCGGGCCGTACGGCACCGCTGATCCTGCATCCGGTCAGCTTTCATCTGGATGCGGGCCGTGTGCTGGGTGTGGTTGGCCCCAATGGTGCCGGAAAATCCAGCCTGCTGCGGGTGATCTACCGCTTCAACCAGCCGCGCAGCGGCACGGTTGAGGTTGGTGACAGTGATATCTGGGCCTTGCCCCCAAAAGCTGCCGCGCAGCGCGTTGCTGCCGTGCTGCAGGAACAACCCACCGATTTTGCCCTGACCGTGGCGGAGATCGTTGCCCTGGGACGGGCGCCCTATCGCTCCGGGTTTGCAACGCCGGGCGCGCGCGATGCGGCGATCATTGAGGGGATGCTGGATCGTCTCGACCTATACAGCATGGCTGACCGGGCCTTTGGCACCCTCTCGGGTGGCGAACGTCAGCGGGTCATGGTGGCGCGGGCACTGGCGCAGGAACCCGCACTTCTGGTGCTGGATGAGCCGACCAACCATCTGGATATCCGCCATCAGCTGGATGTGCTGGACCTGATCCGGGATCTGGATGTGACCATTGTCACCAGCCTGCATGATCTGAACATCGCAGCCGGCGCCTGTGACGAAATCCTGTTGATGTCCGAGGGCCGCCAGCTGGCCTTTGGTGCGCCGCAGGACGTGCTGAGCGAGGACACCGTTAGCCGGGTCTTCAACGTCGCTGCCAAACGCGAAACCCTGACCCCCTCCGGGCAGGATCACCTGACCTTTCACCTCCCTGTTTCATAA
- a CDS encoding PaaX family transcriptional regulator C-terminal domain-containing protein → MTDAQISWFDTTVAALSDPQNQRVWSIIVSLFGDLAQRDGDQIGGSALTRIITPMGIKPEAIRVALHRLRKDGWIDSTRSGRASVHFLTPMGRSQSAAVTPRIYAPATPTPDDWHLLIAQDGQGGALDALLQQPNYVAVNRSTVLGHGPLPRERDRFLVIDQPDLAVPDWLRQRLFPEDLKLACARLDSTLCGVKPPELDADANALDPAQIATLRTLIVHRWRRVVLRHPDLPPRFHPKDWAGEHCRQRVASLLRHLPRPRLSPNGELIAADAP, encoded by the coding sequence ATGACCGACGCACAGATCTCTTGGTTCGACACCACCGTAGCTGCCCTGAGCGATCCGCAGAACCAGCGGGTCTGGTCGATTATCGTCTCGCTTTTTGGCGATCTGGCGCAGCGGGACGGGGACCAGATTGGCGGCAGCGCCCTCACCCGGATCATCACTCCGATGGGGATCAAGCCTGAGGCAATCCGCGTTGCCTTGCACCGGCTGCGCAAGGACGGCTGGATCGACAGCACGCGCTCAGGCCGCGCGTCGGTGCATTTCCTGACCCCGATGGGCCGCAGCCAGTCCGCTGCTGTCACCCCGCGCATCTATGCTCCGGCGACACCCACCCCCGATGACTGGCATCTGCTGATTGCACAGGACGGGCAAGGCGGCGCGCTGGATGCGCTGTTGCAGCAGCCAAATTACGTCGCGGTCAACCGCTCTACCGTGCTGGGCCATGGCCCCCTGCCACGGGAAAGGGACCGATTTCTGGTGATCGATCAACCGGATCTGGCGGTGCCTGACTGGCTGCGCCAGCGGTTGTTTCCAGAAGATCTGAAACTGGCCTGTGCCCGGCTCGACAGCACCTTATGCGGCGTCAAACCGCCGGAGCTTGATGCGGATGCAAATGCCCTTGACCCGGCACAGATCGCCACGCTGCGCACCCTGATCGTGCATCGCTGGCGCCGTGTGGTATTGCGGCATCCGGATTTGCCGCCCCGCTTTCATCCCAAGGACTGGGCCGGAGAACACTGCCGACAGCGTGTCGCATCGCTGTTGCGGCACCTGCCGCGCCCCCGGCTCAGCCCAAATGGTGAGCTGATCGCGGCCGACGCCCCCTGA
- a CDS encoding ABC transporter permease, whose protein sequence is MRLEPIAAPSWQRRLMPPALALLATFAIAALLAQIAGGEPLSIFGLILTGAFGSKFALLETLNRATPLIFTGLAIAVAFRAKLWNIGAEAQLYAGAVITVVLGTGALSLPAPLLLPLLGLAAMVAGAALLLGPALLKTRLGVDEVVTTLLFNFIFLLFVSYLLEGPLKDPMGMGWPKSPRLSPEARLPRVVDGLRLHWGFALALISAVAIWVINTRTTLGYEMRAVGQNAEAARFAGIPVTRVILKTALLSGGLAGLAGYSEVAGLKGALTLDLSPGFGYTGIVVAMLALLHPLGVVFAALFVAAIFVGADSMSRAAGVPSYLADIMLASALLLMVLAILLSKFRLRRD, encoded by the coding sequence ATGCGGCTTGAACCGATTGCCGCGCCCAGCTGGCAGCGGCGGCTGATGCCGCCTGCGCTGGCGCTGTTGGCGACCTTTGCCATCGCCGCGCTGCTGGCGCAGATCGCGGGCGGGGAGCCGCTGTCGATCTTTGGCCTGATCCTGACCGGCGCGTTCGGGTCGAAATTTGCGCTGCTTGAGACGCTGAACCGGGCAACGCCGCTGATTTTTACTGGCCTCGCCATTGCCGTCGCCTTTCGCGCCAAGCTGTGGAATATCGGCGCTGAGGCGCAGCTTTATGCCGGGGCGGTGATCACAGTCGTGCTGGGCACCGGCGCGCTATCCCTGCCTGCCCCGCTGCTGCTGCCGCTTCTGGGTCTGGCCGCGATGGTCGCCGGGGCGGCGCTATTGCTGGGGCCTGCGCTGCTGAAAACGCGGCTGGGGGTGGATGAGGTGGTCACCACGCTCTTGTTCAACTTCATTTTTCTACTGTTTGTCTCCTACCTGCTGGAAGGGCCGCTGAAGGATCCGATGGGGATGGGCTGGCCGAAATCGCCACGGCTGAGCCCCGAGGCACGGCTGCCGCGTGTGGTTGACGGGCTGCGGCTGCACTGGGGGTTTGCGCTGGCGCTGATTTCGGCGGTCGCGATCTGGGTGATCAATACACGCACCACGCTGGGCTATGAGATGCGCGCGGTTGGCCAAAACGCCGAGGCCGCTCGATTTGCTGGTATTCCGGTGACGCGGGTGATCCTGAAAACCGCGCTGCTATCAGGGGGGCTGGCCGGGTTGGCGGGCTATTCCGAGGTGGCGGGTCTGAAAGGGGCGCTGACGCTCGATCTCAGCCCCGGTTTTGGCTACACGGGCATCGTTGTCGCCATGCTGGCGCTGCTGCATCCCCTTGGCGTGGTGTTTGCAGCGCTGTTTGTTGCGGCGATTTTCGTCGGGGCGGACAGTATGAGCCGTGCTGCCGGGGTGCCGAGTTATCTGGCCGATATCATGTTGGCCTCTGCTCTGCTGCTGATGGTGCTGGCGATCCTTTTGAGCAAATTCCGGCTGCGGAGGGACTGA
- the paaZ gene encoding phenylacetic acid degradation bifunctional protein PaaZ, translating to MSLLDVSSFAAGQWIEPGAGARNIASAITGAPLAQAGNDALDVQGMLDYARTVGGPSLRKLTFHDRARMLKALAGHLNQHKQALYDLSFDTGATQADHMIDIDGGIGTMFVFASKGRREMPDAHVYLDGDVEQLSRNGTFLGQHICTPLQGVAVHINAFNFPVWGMLEKLAPTLLAGVPAIVKPATATCYVTELAVRLMLESGILPEGALQLVSGGLGDMLDHLGMQDVVSFTGSADTALKLRANPVILENSVRFVAEQDSLNASILGPDAQPGTPEFDLFVKEVCREMTTKAGQKCTAIRRIIAPEAQVEAVIDALSARLAKTQIGDPRLEGTRMGALVSSGQKRDVLEKAAIIGQEATRVYGDPDGFEVVGVDAEKGAFVPPMLFHCADPDTAQRVHDTEAFGPVSTIMGYRELGHAITLANRGEGSLVASVITHDTEVAREVALGAGAYHGRLYFNNRDSMKESTGHGSPLPHMVHGGPGRAGGGEELGGVRGVKHYMQRTAIQGSPDILSAIGEQWVPGGTEIAAKVHPFTRKFGDLQLGETLHSAARQITLEDIETFAHFTGDTFYAHMDDEAAARNPFFPGRVAHGYLLISFAAGLFVQPDEGPVLANTGLDNLRFMKPVSAGDSIKVRLTVKKKTPRNEEYGEVRWHVTLTNQDDEIAAEYDLLTMNAF from the coding sequence ATGAGCCTTCTTGATGTTTCCAGTTTTGCCGCTGGCCAGTGGATTGAACCGGGTGCAGGCGCGCGCAACATTGCCAGTGCAATCACAGGTGCGCCGCTTGCGCAGGCGGGCAATGACGCGCTGGATGTGCAGGGGATGCTGGATTATGCCCGCACGGTGGGCGGCCCCTCTTTGCGCAAACTGACCTTCCATGACCGCGCCCGGATGCTGAAGGCGCTGGCGGGGCATCTGAACCAGCACAAACAAGCGCTTTATGATCTGTCATTCGATACTGGCGCCACGCAGGCCGACCATATGATCGATATTGACGGCGGCATCGGCACCATGTTCGTTTTCGCCTCCAAGGGACGACGCGAGATGCCGGATGCCCATGTCTATCTGGACGGTGATGTTGAGCAGCTGTCACGCAATGGCACCTTCCTTGGCCAGCATATCTGCACGCCATTGCAAGGGGTTGCGGTGCATATCAACGCCTTCAACTTCCCGGTCTGGGGGATGTTGGAAAAACTGGCTCCGACCCTGCTTGCCGGTGTTCCGGCCATTGTGAAACCAGCCACCGCCACCTGCTATGTCACCGAACTGGCGGTGCGGTTGATGCTGGAGTCCGGCATTCTACCCGAGGGCGCGCTGCAACTGGTGTCCGGTGGCCTTGGCGACATGCTCGACCATCTTGGCATGCAGGATGTGGTCAGTTTCACCGGCTCCGCCGATACCGCGCTGAAGCTGCGTGCCAACCCGGTGATCCTGGAAAACTCCGTGCGGTTTGTGGCCGAACAGGACAGCCTCAACGCGTCTATTCTTGGCCCCGACGCGCAGCCGGGAACGCCAGAATTTGATTTATTCGTCAAGGAGGTCTGCCGCGAGATGACCACCAAGGCGGGTCAGAAATGTACCGCAATCCGCCGGATCATCGCGCCGGAGGCCCAGGTGGAGGCGGTGATCGACGCCCTGTCAGCGCGGCTGGCAAAGACGCAAATCGGCGATCCGCGTCTTGAGGGAACCCGCATGGGGGCGCTGGTTTCCAGCGGCCAGAAGCGTGACGTGCTGGAAAAGGCCGCGATCATCGGCCAGGAGGCGACCCGCGTTTATGGCGATCCTGACGGATTTGAGGTTGTGGGCGTCGATGCTGAGAAAGGCGCCTTTGTGCCGCCGATGCTGTTCCACTGCGCTGATCCGGACACGGCACAGCGCGTCCATGACACCGAAGCCTTCGGCCCGGTCTCAACCATCATGGGCTACCGCGAACTGGGCCACGCCATCACACTGGCCAATCGCGGCGAAGGGTCACTGGTGGCCTCCGTCATCACCCATGATACAGAGGTGGCCCGCGAGGTCGCGCTGGGGGCGGGCGCCTATCACGGGCGGCTTTACTTCAACAACCGCGACTCGATGAAGGAATCGACGGGCCATGGCTCCCCCTTGCCCCATATGGTGCATGGCGGGCCAGGTCGTGCTGGCGGCGGCGAGGAACTGGGCGGCGTGCGCGGTGTCAAACATTACATGCAGCGCACCGCCATTCAGGGCTCCCCCGACATCTTGTCAGCGATTGGCGAACAATGGGTGCCGGGTGGCACAGAGATCGCCGCCAAGGTGCATCCCTTTACCCGCAAATTCGGTGATCTGCAGTTGGGAGAAACCCTGCACAGCGCTGCGCGCCAGATCACGCTGGAGGACATCGAGACCTTTGCCCATTTCACCGGCGATACCTTCTATGCCCATATGGATGACGAAGCTGCCGCGCGGAACCCGTTCTTCCCCGGTCGTGTGGCCCATGGATATCTGTTGATCAGTTTTGCCGCCGGGCTGTTTGTACAACCAGATGAGGGGCCAGTGCTGGCAAATACCGGGCTCGACAATCTGCGGTTCATGAAGCCTGTTTCCGCGGGCGACAGCATCAAGGTGCGCCTGACCGTCAAGAAGAAGACCCCTCGTAACGAGGAATACGGCGAGGTGCGCTGGCATGTCACCCTGACCAATCAGGATGATGAAATTGCCGCCGAATATGACCTGCTGACCATGAACGCGTTCTGA
- a CDS encoding ABC transporter ATP-binding protein, translating into MASDKMAAAPGNAPVLRLQNITKRFGNVTANDDVSFDLFPGEVIALLGENGAGKTTLMNILFGQYTADGGGVELFGAPLPPGAPRAALDGGVGMVHQHFTLADNLTVWENITIGVEPLLGFGLRAGPAKARIRALAEQFHLKVDPNAKVSRLTVGERQRVEILKALYRDARILILDEPTAVLTPQEADALFATLREAISLGLSVIFISHKLHEVMAISDRVLVLRHGRLVAERMTADTDSDELAALMVGADVVPANFAANTPGPALLQLRDVTTPTIGAAPGLQRVSLDLAAGQITGLAGVSGNGQAALSDLISGLISPQSGSLVLNGGDIANWTPRKAITAGIARIPEDRHKTGTIADFDLTENAILETYATRFSHRGWLDWRAARDFAKTVIAGYDVRCPGPDTRIRLLSGGNMQKLILGRVLEQAPQIILANQPVRGLDIGAVTYVHEQLAKACARGAAVLLISEDLDEIMQLSDVIHVISEGRLSPGFARGSKQPEDLGAWMAGHGFDTPQTEDGHAA; encoded by the coding sequence ATGGCGTCGGATAAAATGGCGGCGGCACCGGGCAACGCCCCGGTGTTGCGCCTGCAGAACATCACCAAACGCTTTGGCAATGTCACCGCAAACGATGACGTGAGCTTTGATCTGTTTCCGGGCGAAGTTATTGCCCTGCTTGGGGAAAACGGGGCGGGCAAGACCACGCTGATGAACATTCTGTTTGGTCAGTACACAGCGGATGGCGGCGGCGTGGAGCTGTTTGGCGCCCCCCTGCCGCCCGGTGCGCCGCGCGCAGCGCTGGATGGCGGCGTCGGCATGGTGCATCAACATTTCACGCTGGCGGACAACCTGACGGTCTGGGAAAACATCACCATTGGTGTAGAACCGTTGCTGGGTTTCGGCCTGCGGGCCGGACCGGCCAAGGCCCGCATCCGCGCGCTGGCCGAACAGTTTCACCTGAAGGTCGATCCCAACGCAAAGGTGTCCCGGCTCACCGTGGGTGAACGGCAGCGGGTTGAGATCCTGAAGGCGCTCTACCGGGACGCCCGGATCCTCATCCTGGACGAGCCGACAGCGGTCCTGACTCCACAGGAGGCCGATGCGCTCTTTGCGACCCTGCGCGAAGCGATCAGCCTGGGGCTGTCCGTGATCTTCATCTCGCATAAACTGCATGAGGTGATGGCGATTTCAGATCGGGTTCTGGTGCTGCGCCATGGCAGACTGGTGGCAGAACGAATGACCGCTGACACTGACAGTGACGAACTGGCTGCGCTGATGGTCGGGGCCGATGTGGTGCCGGCGAATTTTGCCGCCAACACACCCGGCCCTGCCCTGTTGCAGTTGCGCGACGTCACCACCCCCACCATCGGCGCTGCCCCCGGATTGCAGCGGGTCTCGCTGGATCTGGCGGCAGGGCAAATCACAGGGCTGGCCGGGGTTTCTGGCAATGGACAGGCGGCACTGTCGGATTTGATCTCAGGCCTGATCTCGCCGCAATCTGGCAGCTTGGTTCTGAATGGCGGCGATATTGCCAACTGGACACCACGCAAAGCCATCACCGCCGGTATCGCCCGCATCCCCGAAGATCGTCACAAAACCGGGACAATCGCGGATTTCGATCTGACGGAGAATGCAATCCTTGAAACCTACGCCACCCGTTTCAGCCACCGGGGCTGGCTTGACTGGCGGGCCGCGCGCGACTTCGCGAAGACCGTGATCGCGGGCTATGATGTCCGCTGCCCCGGCCCGGACACCCGCATCCGGCTGCTGTCCGGTGGCAATATGCAGAAGCTGATCCTTGGCCGCGTGTTGGAGCAGGCCCCGCAGATCATCCTCGCCAATCAGCCGGTGCGCGGGCTGGATATCGGTGCCGTCACCTATGTGCATGAACAGCTGGCCAAAGCCTGCGCCCGGGGTGCGGCGGTTCTGCTGATATCTGAGGATCTGGATGAAATCATGCAGCTTTCTGATGTGATCCATGTGATCAGCGAAGGGCGTCTAAGCCCCGGGTTTGCCCGAGGCTCTAAACAGCCAGAAGACCTGGGGGCTTGGATGGCCGGTCATGGCTTTGATACGCCACAGACGGAGGATGGCCATGCGGCTTGA
- a CDS encoding ABC transporter substrate-binding protein, with amino-acid sequence MTARFSTVTQLLAAGVMAASLAPMAQAETTVESCNRSVTFDAPPQRAISNDVNLTEMMLALGLADRMVGYTGISGWKTLDPVMRAGVAELPELSAKYPSKEVLIGADADFFFAGWNYGMKVGGEVTPETLAPFDIKVYELTESCIHIGEKAKVSMDDMYNDLLNLGRIFAVEDTAKALVAGYKDELAAFAKDRAEASDPLRVFVYDSGEDTPFTAGKYAMPTALIEAAGGSNIMDDLEKSWATVTWEAVVERNPEVIVIVNYGSVTAEEKRAFMRSNPAFAEIDAVKNDRFVTLEYVEATPGPRNIRAIKTLATSFDAARTDAVSN; translated from the coding sequence ATGACTGCCCGTTTTTCCACAGTGACGCAGCTGCTCGCCGCCGGTGTTATGGCTGCCTCCCTCGCCCCCATGGCGCAGGCAGAGACCACGGTAGAGAGCTGTAACCGCAGCGTGACATTTGATGCCCCGCCGCAGCGTGCCATCTCCAATGACGTTAACCTGACCGAGATGATGCTGGCGCTGGGGCTGGCCGACCGGATGGTGGGCTACACCGGGATTTCCGGCTGGAAGACATTGGATCCGGTGATGCGCGCAGGCGTGGCGGAATTGCCGGAGCTGTCGGCGAAATACCCCTCAAAGGAGGTGCTGATCGGCGCCGATGCCGATTTCTTCTTTGCCGGCTGGAACTACGGCATGAAGGTCGGCGGTGAAGTCACGCCGGAGACCCTCGCGCCCTTTGACATCAAGGTCTATGAACTGACCGAAAGCTGCATTCACATCGGCGAGAAGGCCAAGGTCAGCATGGATGACATGTATAATGACCTGCTGAACCTCGGCCGGATCTTTGCCGTCGAAGACACCGCCAAGGCATTGGTTGCGGGGTACAAGGACGAGTTGGCAGCCTTTGCCAAGGATCGTGCCGAGGCCAGCGACCCGCTGCGCGTCTTTGTCTATGACAGCGGCGAGGACACGCCGTTCACCGCAGGCAAATACGCCATGCCCACCGCGCTGATCGAGGCGGCCGGCGGCAGCAACATCATGGATGATCTGGAGAAAAGCTGGGCCACCGTGACGTGGGAGGCCGTGGTGGAGCGCAATCCCGAGGTGATCGTGATCGTGAATTACGGGTCGGTCACGGCTGAAGAGAAGCGCGCTTTCATGCGGAGCAACCCGGCCTTTGCAGAAATCGACGCGGTGAAGAACGACCGTTTTGTGACCCTTGAGTATGTCGAAGCCACACCAGGTCCGCGCAACATCCGCGCGATCAAGACGTTGGCGACCAGCTTTGACGCGGCGCGCACGGATGCGGTAAGCAACTGA